In the Parasteatoda tepidariorum isolate YZ-2023 chromosome 3, CAS_Ptep_4.0, whole genome shotgun sequence genome, one interval contains:
- the LOC139425259 gene encoding putative pre-mRNA-splicing factor ATP-dependent RNA helicase DHX16, with translation MASLKKQETRPLLQKLVRFQADSLTEKSCEKLTQSITNNNYRNNPEIDSAQDTEMENAKVESETSDTILNSSTDSKSEEEPIIIDCKETQETLNKFIPLPKTTEQANQEAEVEKVSNNYNDSLELSPFKDIEVENIKDKNETSDTILNSAICYQSEEEEIDIDWNEIKERFYKLIPLKKIIDEEIQKSEEKKNIEVENIKDKSETSDTIHNSAICFQSEEEIDIDWNKIKERFFKLIPLKKIIDEEIQKSEEKANNNYSDILELTPSEDIEVENIKDKSETSDTIHNSAICFQSEKEIDIDWNKIKERFFKLIPLKKIIDEEIQKSEEKKKANNNYSDILELTPSEDIEVENIKDENDHQLLLTCRVNRHAKFRLAVFRFEFIVIVQHKNLNIYFIVHCGENSPESLTKKGNKKKEKEKRSSKKTLKNKEFYEGTTEHQGQIMKKDTE, from the exons atggcgtcACTGAAAAAGCAAGAAACGCGACCTCTGCTTCAAAAATTAGTTCGATTTCAAGCAGACTCTCTG acTGAAAAGTCCTGCGAAAAACTGACTCAATCAATCACCAACAATAACTACAGAAACAATCCAGAAATAGATTCAGCTCAAGATACAGAAATGGAAAATGCTAAGGTTGAAAGTGAAACATCAGATACCATCCTTAATAGTTCCACAGATTCTAAATCAGAAGAAGAACCAATAATCATTGACTGTAAAGAAACTCAAGAAACCCTCAACAAGTTTATTCCCCTCCCGAAGACAACTGAACAAGCAAATCAGGAAGCAGAAGTAGAAAAAGTAAGTAATAATTACAACGACAGCCTTGAATTAAGTCCATTCAAAGATATTgaagtggaaaatattaaagataaaaacgaAACATCAGATACTATCCTTAATAGTGCCATATGTTATCAatctgaagaagaagaaatagaCATTGACtggaatgaaattaaagaaagattctataaattaattcccctcaagaaaataatagatgaagaaattcagaaatcagaagaaaaaaaaa ATATTgaagtggaaaatattaaagataaaagtgAAACATCAGATACTATCCATAATAGTGCCATATGTTTTCAATCTGAAGAAGAAATAGACATTGactggaataaaattaaagaaagattctttaaattaattcccCTCAAGAAAATAATAGATGAAGAAATTCAGAAATCAGAAGAAAAAGCAAACAATAACTATAGTGACATCCTTGAATTAACTCCATCCGAAGATATTgaagtggaaaatattaaagataaaagtgAAACATCAGATACTATCCATAATAGTGCCATATGTTTtcaatctgaaaaagaaatagacATTGactggaataaaattaaagaaagattctttaaattaattcctctcaagaaaataatagatgaagaaattcagaaatcagaagaaaaaaaaaaagcaaacaataacTATAGTGACATCCTTGAATTAACTCCATCCGAAGATATTgaagtggaaaatattaaagatgaaAATGACCACCAACTCCTCTTGACCTGCAGAGTGAATAGACATGCTAAATTTAGACTAGCAGTATTCCGTTTTGAATTTATCGTAATTGTACAGCACAAAAAtctcaacatttattttatag tccATTGTGGTGAAAACAGTCCAGAATCTTTGacaaagaaaggaaataaaaaaaaagaaaaagaaaaaagaagtagcaagaaaactcttaaaaataaagaattctatgAAGGAACAACGGAACATCAAGGTCAGATTATGAAGAAGGATACAGAGTGA